The Hemitrygon akajei unplaced genomic scaffold, sHemAka1.3 Scf000033, whole genome shotgun sequence genome includes a region encoding these proteins:
- the LOC140719908 gene encoding uncharacterized protein isoform X2, with protein sequence MDDSETYVNVKFTKTDSETPSRAAQERESKVKIGNRPYRLICLLCLVTFALIVIVVGLSIHVSQIRQSEVTCDRSCHEINSTVESKAFPFNSYLSDLNRVHNDLRHQFTEMETKYRSVNETNNQICELLTSRREQGCYQDWIRNENRSYFISTVNTSYDEAKQYCSISYSTLLEINSAEEQKFVVKAVRDQRSSYWIGKCKDGKVASNVMFRMYGGVPECGECTWYTELKHCSQVRTRFVCEKSAPLCPDISEKIRDLCQQPVEPT encoded by the exons atggacgacagcgagacttacgTGAATGTGAAATTCACAAAAACGGACTCAGAGACTCCTTCcagag CTGCGCAAGAACGGGAGTCgaaagtgaagatcggaaatagaccgtaccgtctgatctgcctactctgcctagttacgttcGCCCTCATCGTGATTGTGGTCGGactctcgatccatg tatcacagattcgtcagtctgaGGTCACCTGCGACCGAAGCTGTCATGAGATAAACTCAACCGTTGAATCCAAGGCTTTTCCGTTCAACTCTTATCTGTCCGATCTTAACCGAGTGCAcaacgatctccgtcaccagttcactgagatggaaacgaagtacagatctgtcaacgaaaccaataATCAAatttgtgaattgttgaccagcagaagag AGCAAGGGTGTTACCAGGATTGGATCAGAAATGAAAACCGGTCTTATTTTATATCGACGGTTAACACTTCCTACGATGAAGCGAAGCAGTATTGTTCGATCTCTTATTCGacacttcttgaaataaattcagcagAAGAACAG AAATTTGTTGTCAAAGCTGTACGCGACCAACGCAgttcatactggattggaaaatgcaaagaCGG GAAAGTGGCTTCGAATGTCATGTTCCGGATGTACGGTGGAGTCCCCGAGTGCGGTGAATGTACATGGTACACTGAGCTTAAACATTGCAGTCAGGTTCGTACGCGCTTCGTCTGTGAGAAGTCTGCACCTTTGTGTCCGGATATTTCTGAAAAGATCCGGGATCTCTGTCAACAACCAGTGGAGCCGACGTGA
- the LOC140719937 gene encoding C-type lectin domain family 7 member A-like, whose protein sequence is MKYEDRCYFISKTANTYDGARQQCSELDSGLLEINSNKEKIFVSNAVSRSVSYWIGKCADRNVASELLYKMSYGSSSCSNCGTYGSYNCKWKHRFICEKSAHLSPDIPEEIRGFCQQPVGPTSIN, encoded by the exons atgaaatatgaagaccGGTGTTATTTCATATCCAAGACCGCAAATACTTATGATGGAGCGAGGCAACAATGTTCAGAACTTGATTCAGGGCTCCTCGAAATAAATTCAAACAAGGAAAAG atttttgtttctaATGCTGTCTCTCGATCTGTatcatactggattggaaaatgcgcgGACAG GAATGTGGCCTCTGAACTTCTGTACAAGATGTCCTATGGATCGAGCAGCTGCAGTAACTGCGGCACGTACGGGAGTTATAACTGCAAATGGAAACACAGATTCATCTGCGAGAAATCGGCACATTTATCcccggatattcctgaagagATCCGAGGTTTCTGTCAACAGCCCGTGGGGCCGACTTCAATCAACTGA
- the LOC140719908 gene encoding uncharacterized protein isoform X1, with protein METQRILDRMDDSETYVNVKFTKTDSETPSRAAQERESKVKIGNRPYRLICLLCLVTFALIVIVVGLSIHVSQIRQSEVTCDRSCHEINSTVESKAFPFNSYLSDLNRVHNDLRHQFTEMETKYRSVNETNNQICELLTSRREQGCYQDWIRNENRSYFISTVNTSYDEAKQYCSISYSTLLEINSAEEQKFVVKAVRDQRSSYWIGKCKDGKVASNVMFRMYGGVPECGECTWYTELKHCSQVRTRFVCEKSAPLCPDISEKIRDLCQQPVEPT; from the exons ATGG agacgcagaggatcctcgacaggatggacgacagcgagacttacgTGAATGTGAAATTCACAAAAACGGACTCAGAGACTCCTTCcagag CTGCGCAAGAACGGGAGTCgaaagtgaagatcggaaatagaccgtaccgtctgatctgcctactctgcctagttacgttcGCCCTCATCGTGATTGTGGTCGGactctcgatccatg tatcacagattcgtcagtctgaGGTCACCTGCGACCGAAGCTGTCATGAGATAAACTCAACCGTTGAATCCAAGGCTTTTCCGTTCAACTCTTATCTGTCCGATCTTAACCGAGTGCAcaacgatctccgtcaccagttcactgagatggaaacgaagtacagatctgtcaacgaaaccaataATCAAatttgtgaattgttgaccagcagaagag AGCAAGGGTGTTACCAGGATTGGATCAGAAATGAAAACCGGTCTTATTTTATATCGACGGTTAACACTTCCTACGATGAAGCGAAGCAGTATTGTTCGATCTCTTATTCGacacttcttgaaataaattcagcagAAGAACAG AAATTTGTTGTCAAAGCTGTACGCGACCAACGCAgttcatactggattggaaaatgcaaagaCGG GAAAGTGGCTTCGAATGTCATGTTCCGGATGTACGGTGGAGTCCCCGAGTGCGGTGAATGTACATGGTACACTGAGCTTAAACATTGCAGTCAGGTTCGTACGCGCTTCGTCTGTGAGAAGTCTGCACCTTTGTGTCCGGATATTTCTGAAAAGATCCGGGATCTCTGTCAACAACCAGTGGAGCCGACGTGA